One genomic region from Euzebya tangerina encodes:
- a CDS encoding HAD family hydrolase, translating to MTDVDAVLFDWGGTLAVHTEVELIDMWRTAAHVLVPDDLVSARNLTRQLAEVERRSWARTTSSMRSSRLMDLLREASDELGLDVAEAVLATAQEAHLDGWTQTITHHPAAAELLSDLQRSEVKCGLLSNTHWPRSFHERFLERDGLGGLIDECVYTSEIDWIKPHPEPFQRLCDRLQVEPERALFVGDRPIDDIQGASAVGMRTIWIRNTYAPGDGLVADVVVDDLGEVWNALGDLVSS from the coding sequence GTGACCGATGTCGACGCGGTCCTGTTCGACTGGGGTGGGACACTGGCGGTCCACACCGAAGTCGAGCTGATCGACATGTGGCGCACGGCTGCCCACGTCCTGGTGCCCGACGACCTGGTGTCCGCGCGGAACCTGACTCGACAGCTCGCAGAGGTTGAGCGGCGATCGTGGGCACGGACGACCTCGTCCATGCGGTCCTCTCGTCTGATGGACCTGCTGCGGGAGGCGTCCGACGAGCTCGGCCTCGACGTCGCGGAGGCGGTCCTCGCGACCGCGCAAGAGGCGCACCTGGACGGCTGGACCCAGACGATCACCCACCACCCGGCAGCGGCGGAGCTGCTGTCCGACCTGCAACGCTCCGAGGTGAAGTGCGGCCTGCTGTCCAACACGCACTGGCCGCGGTCGTTCCACGAGCGGTTCCTCGAGCGCGACGGGCTCGGTGGTCTGATCGACGAGTGCGTCTACACCTCCGAGATCGACTGGATCAAGCCGCACCCCGAGCCGTTCCAGCGGCTCTGCGACCGTCTCCAGGTCGAGCCTGAGCGTGCACTCTTCGTCGGCGACCGTCCGATCGACGACATCCAGGGGGCATCAGCCGTCGGCATGCGCACGATCTGGATCCGCAACACCTACGCGCCGGGTGACGGCCTGGTCGCCGACGTGGTGGTCGACGACCTGGGTGAGGTGTGGAACGCGCTGGGCGACCTCGTCTCGTCCTAG
- a CDS encoding thiamine pyrophosphate-binding protein: MASGAEALTAALERVGVPVVFGVADAVNLPVAVELRRSGIRFVTMPSTSLAVQAADGYARRASRIGVVLSGREPGPAVLPELAQASAAESPVVLLNVLPELPDLPGPPRPRPAPAPTPEPVVPIVKLREGENLVSALRGIAETATRSPRRPVVVQVTERFLEVEAAPEPDEDAVEPASPQPRAGVEHVQLRRAGNLVDDSQSVLIWAGGGAMRAHAGGAIAELAEKVGAPVILTQQAAGLLPARHPCLVGLPPHLPAVGALWDKADLVIAVGTDFDEQSTQGLRLPEPANLIAINIDPVDAGRHYRPGVLLRGDAKTLTKALSDAVSYRGGTAVVRSRLQEIKEQVKRDLRSDDESEAVFLESLAGALPDRTTVVADPCTAGRWMAAFHEWTLPRTLLTPTSVDVVGFALPAAIGAAMTGENEPLLAVIGGDGMMASLGALSVMAREKPALTVLIVDEGGSGRLRPVLTELGQDAHLFDHPSPDFASTARTFGIRADTVTSVGEELTTAVRAHVAAPDPTVLVLKADLSQPPTDQSRWYRKTSAA; the protein is encoded by the coding sequence ATGGCATCTGGAGCTGAAGCCCTGACCGCCGCCTTGGAACGGGTTGGTGTCCCTGTGGTGTTCGGGGTTGCAGACGCCGTCAACCTGCCGGTGGCGGTCGAGCTGCGACGCAGTGGCATCCGCTTCGTGACGATGCCGAGCACGAGCTTGGCTGTGCAGGCCGCCGACGGGTACGCCCGTCGTGCGTCACGGATCGGTGTGGTCCTCAGCGGACGTGAGCCGGGCCCAGCGGTCCTGCCGGAGTTGGCGCAGGCCAGCGCGGCGGAGTCCCCGGTCGTGCTCCTCAACGTCCTCCCGGAACTGCCCGACCTGCCGGGGCCACCCCGCCCCCGGCCAGCTCCCGCCCCGACCCCCGAACCGGTGGTCCCGATCGTGAAGCTGCGCGAGGGCGAGAACCTCGTGTCGGCGCTGCGCGGGATCGCGGAGACGGCCACGCGGAGCCCGCGCCGGCCGGTCGTCGTCCAGGTCACCGAACGGTTCCTCGAGGTCGAAGCCGCCCCGGAACCCGACGAGGATGCGGTGGAGCCGGCCTCGCCCCAGCCGCGGGCTGGTGTGGAGCACGTCCAGCTCCGCCGGGCCGGCAACCTGGTCGACGACTCCCAGTCGGTGCTGATCTGGGCCGGTGGCGGTGCCATGCGGGCGCACGCCGGCGGAGCGATCGCCGAGCTGGCCGAGAAGGTGGGCGCGCCGGTCATCCTGACCCAGCAGGCGGCCGGGCTGCTCCCGGCCCGCCACCCGTGCCTGGTCGGGTTGCCGCCGCACCTGCCGGCGGTGGGTGCGCTGTGGGACAAGGCCGACCTGGTCATCGCCGTCGGGACGGACTTCGACGAGCAGAGCACCCAGGGTCTGCGTCTGCCCGAGCCGGCCAACCTGATCGCCATCAACATCGATCCCGTCGACGCGGGGCGGCACTACCGCCCCGGGGTCCTGCTGCGAGGCGACGCCAAGACCCTCACCAAGGCCCTGTCCGACGCGGTCAGCTACCGCGGCGGCACGGCGGTGGTCCGCTCACGGCTGCAGGAGATCAAGGAGCAGGTCAAGCGGGACCTGCGGAGCGACGACGAGAGCGAGGCGGTGTTCCTCGAGTCCCTGGCGGGCGCTCTGCCGGACCGCACCACGGTCGTGGCCGACCCCTGCACCGCGGGACGCTGGATGGCGGCCTTCCACGAGTGGACGCTGCCCCGGACCCTGCTCACCCCGACCTCCGTGGACGTCGTGGGGTTTGCGCTGCCGGCGGCGATCGGGGCTGCCATGACGGGCGAGAACGAGCCCCTACTCGCGGTGATCGGTGGGGATGGGATGATGGCCAGCCTGGGGGCCCTGTCCGTCATGGCCCGCGAGAAGCCGGCTCTCACCGTCCTCATCGTCGACGAGGGTGGCAGCGGACGGCTGCGGCCCGTTCTGACCGAGCTCGGGCAGGATGCACACCTGTTCGATCATCCGAGCCCGGACTTCGCCTCGACGGCTCGGACGTTCGGGATCCGGGCGGACACGGTCACCTCCGTCGGGGAGGAGCTGACCACCGCCGTCCGCGCCCACGTCGCAGCACCCGACCCCACCGTCCTGGTGCTGAAGGCCGACCTGTCCCAGCCGCCGACCGACCAGAGTCGCTGGTACCGGAAGACCTCGGCGGCATGA